The Candidatus Omnitrophota bacterium nucleotide sequence CCTCATCCAGCCTCATAATCTCAAGCAAATCGATGATTCGCCACTCCTGACGCGGTTGGAATCGCGGCTCTGCGCAGGGCTTGGCGAAACGGTTCCAAGGACACGCTTCAAGACAGAGATCGCAGCCGAAAATCCACTGGCCGAGTTGAGGACGCATTTCCAAGGGAATGCTTCCCTTCAATTCGATCGTCAAATAAGAGATGCACTTGCGGGCGTCGAGCGAATAGGGTTCAGAAAAAGCATTCGTAGGACAGGCGTCAAGACAACGCCGGCACGTTCCGCAATGCGAAGTAGTAGGAAAATCCAGCTCCAGCGGCAACGTCGTCAACACTGCGCCTAGAAAAAACCATCCCCCCGAATCGCGGTTGAGCAAATTAGTATGTTTGCCCACCCAGCCGATTCCCGCCTGCGCGGCAAAATCCCTTTCCAACAACGGCGCGGAATCGACGCAAACGCGCGTCCGATGGGCGCCGTCCGTCCGTTCGGCGATATGATCGGCGATTTTCTGCAAACCATCTCTCATTACCCCATGATAATCTTCGCTCCAGGCGTAGCGGGATACGGAACCGATAAATGCCGCGTCCGGGTCTTCATATTTTTCAGAAATTAAATACCGCTTGGCAACGGTAATAACGCTTTTCGTTCCTTCTAAAAGCAGGGAAAGATTCCGCCGCTCCTCGCAACGTTTCACCAAATAAGCCATCTCTCCATGAAATCCCCGCCGAATCCAATCCGCAAAATGATTCCACGTCAGCGGTTCGGCGGATGCGATCCCCACGGCGTCGAAACCCGCTTTTAGCGCGAAGGATTTCAATTCTTCTTTGGTCATGCTTTCTCTTATTCAAACTCGCATTTAGATCGTTACTCTTATTGAATCGCGAAAACACAATAAAAAAAGAAACCACAGAAAAATCAGAAGAAACGGTTGAATCAACGATTGGCGACATGTAAAGGATTTTCAGTGGAATCCAATAGAATCCGCGCTATCCGTGATTCAATAATTTCGTGGAATTCGAGCCTTTTCGCGTCTTCGCGATTCAAAAACGCAACGAAAAAAAGGGCGGTTCCAACGCCGCCCTTTTTTCTATCGAACGTCCCGAATGCAATTTTCAAGAAAAGGCCAATCCCGCCGCGCCGACGGTTCCCGCCTCTTCCCCCAGCTGCGCTCGCACGATCGGCGTTGCGTAGTGGGAATGGAAAAACACGCGCCAGGCGATTTCGCGCCGCGCATGATCGAACAGCATATCCCCCATATTCGAAGCGCCGCCCCCAATGCAGATGATTTCCGGATTGAAGCATACGATAAACGTAGCGAGGCCGATGCCGAGATATTTGCCCGCGCGCGCGATGGCGCTCAACGCCACTTCGTCCCCTTTCAAGGCCGCTTCATGCACCATTTTCGCCGTAACTTTCCCTTCGGAATCCGCCATTTCTTTTAGCAGCGAGGGAACATGTTCGACGCGAATGCGCTCCGAGGCGTATTTCCCAATGGCGTTGGCGGATGTATAGGCCTCCAGGCAGCCTTCATTGCCGCAGCAGCAGACGTTGCCCCCTACATGGACGAGAATATGGCCCAACTCCCCCCCGAAGCCGCAAAAACCGTGATATACTTTGCCTTCGCTGACGATGCCGCCGCCTACGCCCGTGCCCAGAGTAAGCACCAACACTACTTTTTTACCCCGTCCCGCGCCGAACAACGCCTCCGCCAAGGCGCAGACGTTGGCGTCGTTATCCACCCACGTGTGGAGACCGAAGCGTTCCAGGAAAATTTCCCGCACATTGATCCAATAGTCCCAATCGGGAATATTGACGGGGCGGGTAATGGCGCCCTTCTCGTGATCGATCAAGCCGGGGCTGCCGACGCCGATGCCCAGCAAATCGCCTCGTCTTCCCTCCATCTCCTTCGAATCGAGTATTTCCTGAATCAAATCGCCGATGCGGTCTACGACTTTGCGCCCGCCCACTTGCGCTTCCGTCGCTTTTTTATAGCGTCCTAAAAGGGTTCCGTCTTCCGCGACCAAGCCCGCTTTAATATCCGTTCCTCCAAGATCGATGCCGATAGCTACCCGAGTCATGATGCCGCCTTTCCAAAGGAAAAAATTACAAAAAATTTATTTTATGCTTGTTTAAAGAATATTTCTATATGCGCGCTTATCCATTCTGATTGCGTTTATCGATAATTCGTTCCCTGCCATGCAGACTCATGGGTTCCACCAAACGGACCATAGGGCGAATTCTCAATCTTTCGAATAATGCTTCTTCGATATTTCCGCGCAACGATTCCAGCGTCTTGATGCGATCCTGAAAAATTTCCGGCGTCACTTCGACATCAAGTTCGATGCGGTCTGTCGTTTCTTCCCGCAGAATCGTCAGAGAATAATTCGCCGTAACGTGCTCGACGCGCGAAAGGACATGACCGATTTCGGAGGGGAGAAACTCCGTCCCCTCCACCACTAGGAGATCGTCGGTGCGGGACGCGACGCTTTCCATTCTCAGAAACGTGCGCCCGCAAGCGCACGCTTCCCCATACAAGCAAGTAATATCGCCGGTGCGGTATCGAATGAGGGGAAAGGCCTCTTTGGTCAGCGTCGTCAGAACCAGTTCGCCCCGTTCGCCTTCTGGCAGCCGCTCTCCGGTTTCGGGATGGACGATTTCGGCGAGGAAATGATCTTCGTTGAGATGGAGGCCGTTTTTTTGGCCGCATTCGTAAGCAACTCCGGGAGAACAGATTTCGGGAACGCCGTATTGAATAAAAACGTTGACCTGCAAATTCTCTTCAATCTGCTTGCGCACGTTCTGAGAAAGGCGTTCGCCCACGAGCACGACGGTATGAAGGAACAGCGATTTGGGATCGACGCCGCGCTCGCGCATGTAGCGAATAATATGAATCGCCCGGGTGGGAGTGCAGATGAGCACCGTCGTGCGGTAATTTCTCATGATCTCGATTTGATCGGAAATGGGGCAGTTGTAAAGAGGAGTAACGCAGGCGCCCAATTGTTCGGCGCCGTAATGAGCTACCACCGCGCCGGGGAATAACAAGTAATCGAGATACACTTGAACCAGATCGTTAGGCGACATTTCCGCCGCCGCAAAACTGCGCGCTTTTAATTCCGTCCAAACCAGCACGTCTTTTTTCGTATAGCCGATCACTACCGGATCGCCATAGCCGGGCGCGCTGGGATGCAGCCGGACTACCTCGCGCAAGGGAACGGCGAACATGCCATAAGGATGATTCGCCGCCAACGTCTGACGATCGATAAGAGGGAGCCTGACCAAATCGCCGAGAGAACGTAAGTCGCTGGGAAGAATTTTCTCTTGGCTGAACCAATTCCGATAAAAAGCGACGTTGCGAATGACCCGGTTCAGGATGGCCTGCAAACGCTCCAATTGCAGCTGCTCCAATTCCTCGCGGCTCATGGTTTCACGATCGATTTCCAGAATAGGCATGGCGCACCTCGACAATTCCGCCTTGTTTACTCATGTTACGCATAACCATTCCATCGCCCTTTGGGAGAGGGGTAGGGTGAGGGTAGTAAATTCAATCACAACATGAGTTATTTATTCCCAAATCTCTTGATAGTAATCGTAGGATGGATCACATCGTTTAACCCATCAATTACTCCTCTATGAAATTATGATGAGTCAAAAAACGCGACCCATCCTATTTTTTTCATGCTATCGTCAAAAACATTTCCTTGGAAAGGAAGTTCATCATTCATCATTCATCATTCATCATTCATCATTCATCACTTATCGATCATTCCCATATCTCTTGATAACCCTTGCCTAAATAAGCGCGTTCGATTTCGCGATTCTGCTTCAAGTCCCGGCAATCGCCTTCCATGACCACCAATCCCGTTTCGATGACGTACCCCCGGTCGGCCAAATCCAGCGCCATCCGCGCATTCTGCTCCACGAGCAAAACGGTCAATCCCTGGCGGCGCAGAAGATCGATCGTCTGAAAGATTTCCTCCACGATTCGAGGCGCCAAGCCCATCGAAGGTTCGTCTAAGAGAATCATTTTCGGGTCTGACATCAGCGAGCGCGCAATAGCCAGCATCTGTTGTTCGCCGCCGCTCAACGTGCCCGCTAGCTGTTCTTCCCGTTCCTTGAGAAGAGGAAACAAATCGAAAACGAAAGCCAGGCGTTCGTTAAACCGTTCCTTGGCCGTGCGGCTATTATTGTGATAATGATACGAACCTAATAGCAAATTATCCATCACGGAGAGCGAAGCGAACAATTGCCTTCCTTCCGGCACGAGCGACGCGCCGCGCTGCACCGTCTGCATGGGGGAAAGACGGGCGATGTTGCGCCCGTCGAAACGGATTTCGCCTTGCCTCGGCGGGATCAATCCCGCGATGGTGTTGAGAAGCGTGCTCTTCCCCGCCCCGTTGGCGCCGATGAGAGTAACGATTTCCTTTTCTCGCACGTGAAAGGAGACGCCCTTGATGATCTCCACGCGCCCAATGCAGCTGACGAGATTGGCCACTTGCAGCACCTAGGTTTTCTCCTTTCCCAGGTAGGCGGCGATGACGTCCGGATTGTTCCGAATATCGCGCGGCGCGCCTTCGGCAATCTTCGCTCCGTGATTCAAAACGCAGATTTCATCGCAGATATTCATCACTAACGACATATCGTGTTCGATGACCAGTACCGTTATTCCCGCCTGGCGAATCTTGCGGATCAGATCGCCCATGTCCTCCGTCTCGCGGATATTGAGTCCGGCGGCGGGTTCGTCCAGCAGGATCAATTTCGGCTCTGTGGCCAAAGCGCGGGCGATTTCCGTTTTGCGTTGGATTACGAAAGGAAGATCGCCTGGCAGCGAGTCGTAATGGCCGATCACGCCGGCGAACGCAAGCCATTCCCGCGCTTCCTCGGCGGCGCGCCGCTCCTCGGCGCGGGCGAACGGCGTTTTGAAGGCGGCTCGCAACAATCCCGTCTTCGTCCGGCAATGGCGTCCCGCCATGACGTTTTCGAGAATTGTCATGTTGGGAAAAATCTGCGCTGTTTGAAAAGTGCGGGAAATTCCCAGGAAAGCGACAATATGAGGCTTCTTTCCAAACAGACTTCGTCCCAATAACGAAATCGTCCCGGCGCTGGGCGGAATCACGGAACTGATAAGATTGAATATTGTCGTTTTTCCCGCGCCGTTGGGACCGATGATGCCCTTAATGCAGCCGGGAGCGACGTCGAAACTCACTCCCGATACGGCCGTCAAGCCGCCAAAGCGCCGCGTTACGTTCGCAAGGGATAGAAGCGCATCCGCCATCGATCAAGCGGCCTCTCTCCGAATGGAATCGATCCCGCTGCGCAACCGCGCGACGGCCGATTGCAGCGCGCCGAAAATCCCGCCCGGGGAAAAGATCATAATCACCATAAGAACCAGCCCGTAAATTAATATGTCGTAATCCTTGAATACGCGCAAATACTGCGGCAATACTCTCATTAGAAAGGCGCCGAGAACCGCGCCCCATAGGCTGTTCATTCCCCCCACGGCGACCATGACGACCAGCATGACGGATACTTTCAGCGAGCAGCATTGGGGACTGATAAACGTTACGTAATGAGCATAAAAACTGCCCGCCAGCGACGCCAAGGCGGCGCTCAGAACGAAGACTTGGATTTTGTAGATCGTCGCATCCACTCCCATCGCGTTGGCGGCTAATTCTCCGCCGTGGATGGAACGCAGCGCTCTTCCCACTCGCGAATGGATGATATTCAACGCCAGGATCATGACGCACGCCGCCGCCGTCCACACGAAGACGTAATATTTCAAATTCGTGTCGAGACGAATAAAGCCGAGCGAGAGATTGGGAATTTCGCCGAATCCGGAAGGCCCTCCCGTAAGGTTGATCTCCGCCGTTAACGCGATAACGACGATTTCGCCAAAAGCGAGCGTAGCCATCGCCAGATAATGTCCATGAAGACGAAGCGAGGGAATGCCGATCAATAAAGCGACGGCGCTCGTCAGCAGCAAAGCGAGGATCATGGCCAGCCAAGGATTCCATCCCAGCTGAGTCGTCATCAAGCCGGAAGCATAAGCGCCCAGCCCGATAAAAGCGCCGTGGCCCAAGGAAATTTGACCGGCGTATCCCATCAACAGGCTTAATCCAATGGTCACCAGGCTGTCAATGCCTACGAAAATCAATATGGTCAGCCAATAAGAGTTGACGAGTTTCAATTGGATCAAAAGCGGTATGGCGGCGATAACGGCCGCAAAAAACAATAACGATAAAATATTATGTTTCCCCATTACGAGTATCCAAACATAGAAAATCTCAACAAGAAATCGATTCCCGATTAAAATTTCTTCAATTTCGCCGTCTCGGCGCTGCCAAGAATCCCGCTGGGACGGACGAAGAGAATCAGCAGCAACACGAATAAAGCGATGGCGTCCTTATAGCCGGAAGAGATCAATCCAGCGCCCAAAGATTCCAGAATACCGATCATGAATCCGGCGATAACGGCCCCCGCGCTGTTGCCCAATCCTCCCAGCACGGCGGCGGCGAATCCCTTCAAAGCGAGGCCGAAGCCGCGATCGTAATCCATCAGGGCGATGGGCGTAATAATGATTCCCGCGACGGCCCCGATTCCGGCGCTCAAAACGAAGGAGAAAAAGACCATACGCCCGGCGTCGATGCCCACGAGAGCGGCGGAAACGCGGTTGTCCGCGCAGGCGCGCATGGCTTTTCCCGCCAGAGTATAGCGAAAGAACGCCGTAAGCAGAATCACCGTAATGAACGTGACGCCTAAAATCCATAACGTTTGCGGCAAGATAGTCGCCCCGCCGGGCAAACGAATCGGTTGTTCGCCGGAAAAATGCGGCAGAAAGAAAGTCTCTTTTCCCCAAACGAACATGGCGATTCCCTTAAGAACGATGGAACCGCCGATCGTAACGATAATCAACGTCAAGACGCTGGCGTTGCGCATGGGATTGATCGCCAGGCGCTCGAAAATCCCCCCAATGGCGGCTACCAGGAAAGCGGCCAAAAAGAAACCGATATACATAGGAAGGCCCAGCGTGTTAGTAAGGGTGACCATGACTAGTCCGCCCAGCATGACGAATTCGCCTTGGGCGAAATTGATGATGCCGGTGGCGTTATAAATGATGTTGAAGCCGATGGCGACCATAGCGTAGATGCCGCCGATGCTGACGCCGGTTACAAGATATTGAATAATCTGGTTAGATAGGCTGATTTCCATAAAAACAACGCTCGATCGCGATGGGCGGCAAGAGCAAGGTTATTTCTGCCCTTGAGATAGCCCAATACTGAAAGGCTCTATATCGATTTCGAATGAAAATATTCTTCATTTCGATTTTATTCTTATAACCACATGTTACGCAGCCTGGGAGCGCGGGCGTCTCGCCCGCAGGTTGGAGCAGCCAATCCAACGCAGAACATAGATTTTATTTTCGGTGCGTTTTCGAATCACGAAACCACGAAATTGCACGAATGCCACGAAATTTTAAATCACGGATATCACAGATTCTTTGGGATTCCACTGAAAAATCCTTTTCGCGGCGCATTTCCTTGCGTCATGCAATTTTATGTTTTTTTCGTGTTTTCCTTAATCTTTCGAGTTTTCGTGATTCTATCGACGATCCTAATTTCGCCTTAATGTTTTTCATTGAGCGTAACATGAGTTATAACGAATAAAAACAGGGGCGGTGAGGACGCCGCCCCTGCCCAAGTCTCTTTTTCGCCGTCCCCAAAAACGCTATTGCAGTAAAACGAACTTGCCGCCTTTCACGGTAATCAATTCGAATGCGTCGTCGCCTAGCCCCGTATGATCTTCAGGAGTCATGTTGAAGACGCCGGCGGTTCCTACGAAGTTTTGGATTTTTTCCAATTGATCGCGAATAGCCGCTTTATCCGTTCCCACTGTTTTGATCGCTTCCACGAGTAGCATCAGAGCATCATAAGCATGGCCGCCGAACGTGCTCACTTCGCCGCCGTACTTGGCTTCGTAATCCTTCTTATACTCCAAAAGAAACGCTTTGCGCGGATACGTTTCCGGCAGTTGATCCGCAACCAGCAAAGCGCCGGCGGGGAAGATGATTCCTTCCGCCGCATCTCCCGCCGCATTCGCGAAAGCGATATTGCCGAAACCGTGGCTTTGATATAGCGGAATCGTCATGCCCAGCTGCTTCATGTTCTTCGGCACGATGCTCTGGCCTGGAACGATAGACCAGTTGATGACGGCTTGCGCGTCGGTTCCTTTAATCTTCGTTAACTGAGCCGTCATATCCGTATCGGGAGGATTGTACGTTTCATCGGCGACGATAGTAATGCCCATCGTCGGCGCCAGCCGCAATAGTTGGTCGCGGCCTTCCTTGCCGAAGCCGGTGGTTCCCGTGATAATGGCCACTTTCGTAATACCCGCCGTTTTCATGTGATTGAAAATCTGAATGGCGGTGGAACTGTTCTTTTGCGGCGTCTTGAAAATCCATTTCCTTTCCGCAATCGGTTCGACGATGGAATCGGCGGCGGCGCAGGAAATGAGCGGCGTTTCGTTTTTCTGCATAATCGGGATGACCGCCATGCTGGGACCGCTGCGCGTAGGACCGATGATGGCGCAAACGCCGTCCTTTTCGAGCAGTTTATTAACGGCTTCCACGGCTTTTTGTTCGGCGCCTTCGGTGTCTTCGATGATGACTTCCAAAGTCCGGCCGTTCACGCCGCCGCTGGCGTTGATCTTTTCCACCAGCATCTCGACGGTATTCCGCTCCGGTTCGCCCAGCTTCGAAGCCGGTCCCGTAATTCCGAAAATGGCGCCGATCTTAATCGGCCCCGTTTCGGCGGCCGGTTCTTCTTTGACCGTTTCCGGCGCCGGCGCTTCTTTTTCCGCCTTGACGGCTACTTCCGTCTCTTCCCCGTGATGCCCGCAGCCGGCGGCGAACAATAAGACGATTAATAATAGTGGAATCAAACCCTTTTTCATCATCCTCTTCTCCTTCCCCTGTAGGGAAGGGGCGGCTCTGCAAGAACCGCCCCTCCAAATGGTTGCTCCATTTAGAACTTGTACATCAACTCGATGCGCGCATAGAAAGCATCATCCGCATCGGGACCGTAAAAATCTCCCGGCGCAAACCATTCCCCAAGGAAATGGCCGCTCAAATTGTCGGTGAAGACATATTGCGTAAGCCATTGCAAGTTGTGACCGCGTTCGTCTCCGCCGCCGGGGCCAATGCTCTCTTCCGCCAGGTAGTAGAGATAACGCAAAGACTGCGTCAATCGATCCGTAGGTTTCACGGTAATCATCGCTTCGGGAATAATCATGTTCGACCACATTCCCACTTCGGGATCGTTGCCGCGCGTGGCGAACTTGAAGCCGTCGTAAAGAGTATAGACGTACAGTTCGCTGTATTTGGGCCATTGGGCGTAAAAATCGTCCCAGCCTTCGTAATCTTCCGTTGAGGGATCGTCGCCGGAGAAATAGGTTACGCCCGCTTTGAAACTGGGTTTCCACGGAACGGCGTTGAATGTCAGCGTTCCATTGATGTACCCGCCCCAAGCGTCTCGATCGACGTCATTAGCGGCGTTGCGGCTATATCCCGAAGACGTAGCTGCCAGATTCGCATAATCCAAAACCGGCGAACCCGTGAATTCAACCTGACCGAATTCCTTGCCGCCTTCCGCCGCCAGCGCCAGCGTTACGTCGGTCGCGATATCGGTTTTGTAAGTCGCTCTCATACCGACGAGATATGTTTGTTCTCTGGGCGATGGATCGTAAGGGCTGAAAGGATAAGAAACCGTACCGGGAGCGCCGGTAATATTCGCGCGGGCTCTTTTGCTTCGAGACAAGAAGTAAGGTTCAAGCCCAAGTCCTTCGACCTGATCGAACGTTAATTTGTTGTAAATTCCATAAAGGTCTTCATCATCGGCGAGTTGGGAATTCAATTCCACCATTTTGGCGAAAAGAAGATCGGTGGCGCCCAAATCGTGATTCACCGTCAATTTGGCGGCGTCAAAAGAGATGGTCTGCGATCCATCTTGGGGCGTGCCGTCCAAAACGACGAAGCCTTCGCCGTAAATCAGGTCCTGACGGCCTATGCGGAGATTGACGCCAGAGCCGTAAATATCTTTCCATTCGCCCCAGGCGTTGTCGAACATGGCGTCTTTGCCTTCGACGTCGTATCCAAAGTGCTCATTGTCCTGGCCGTAGACCCATTCCTTGGTCATGCGGATATAGGCTTCCATATTGTCCGCTGGCTTCCAGTCCAAGAAGACGCGGGGGCGGAAACGGATGACTTCGCGCGAATCTTCGGTAGCGCCATCATCGTTATAATCCCACACATTGTCGAAATATTCGGGACGGAAGCGTATATCTCCGCCCACTTGCAACGTGCCTTTGCCCAGCAGTGTCATGCCGGCCGGTTTTTCCGGTTCGGCGGGTTTGGCCGCCTCCGCCGCTTTTTCTTTTTCTTCTTCTTCTTTTTCCGCTTGCAACAAAGTTTTAAGTTCGGTTAGCTGCTGTTCGAGTTGTTTTACCCGCTGTTCGAGGTCGCCCGTATTCTCCGCCGCTTGCAATGGGACGAAACCCAACAAGACAAAACAGAGAGCGAATGGAATCGTCTGAATAAGAGGACGTCTAATCATAAAAAACCTCCCCATCCCTTTTTTTAAGTTTTTTTTTACAGCATTCCCAATAATAAAATCAACGTTTCGGGTTTCCATCCGAAAAAAACAATCGTATTTCACCCCCTTTCATTTTATTTGTTCGTTACATCTCCCAAAAACATAAAACGTTGATTTCATAATTGTCCATTCATAAAACGTAAGAAAAAGAATCGTTGGCGCCCATGGAAAAATTCGGCGTGACCGCCGTTTGCCGCTACTAACCTAAGTCATCTCTCGCAAATATTCAATATCCCTATAATCAAATACATCGATATTTTTCGGTTTGAATGAATTCTTCATTTTCCCGAGCCGTTCTCGTTGCGGTAATCGAACACCCGTTTCGACTTTCCCGCCGTTCGTTCGATGGATTTCGGCTCCACGAATACGATTTTCGGCGTTAGGTTCAAACGTTTTTGCAAGTGAGAGACGACTTTGCGCTCGAAAAAGTGCATTTCCTTCATCTGATCCGTAAAAAGAGCTTCTTCCAATTCCACGCGGACTTCCATTTCGTCCAAGGCGCCGCGCTTGCGCAAGATGATCTGGTAATGAGGCTCGATGCCTTCCACCTCCAGCAGCGCCTCTTCCACTTGGGAGGGATAAACGTTCACGCCGCGTATGATAAGCATATCGTCCGTCCGTCCCATGACTTTGACCATGCGGGGAAAAGTCCGCCCGCAAGGGCATGGCTCCGGCATCAGGCGAGTGATGTCCCGGGTGCGATAACGCAGCACCGGCATGGCCTCCTTGGTAATTGTGGTGATGACTAATTCTCCTTCCACGCCGAAAGGAACCGGTTCGCAGGTTTCGGGATGGATGATTTCGGTGATAAAATGATCTTCGAAGATATGCAATCCGTTCTGTTCCA carries:
- the queG gene encoding tRNA epoxyqueuosine(34) reductase QueG; translation: MTKEELKSFALKAGFDAVGIASAEPLTWNHFADWIRRGFHGEMAYLVKRCEERRNLSLLLEGTKSVITVAKRYLISEKYEDPDAAFIGSVSRYAWSEDYHGVMRDGLQKIADHIAERTDGAHRTRVCVDSAPLLERDFAAQAGIGWVGKHTNLLNRDSGGWFFLGAVLTTLPLELDFPTTSHCGTCRRCLDACPTNAFSEPYSLDARKCISYLTIELKGSIPLEMRPQLGQWIFGCDLCLEACPWNRFAKPCAEPRFQPRQEWRIIDLLEIMRLDEEAFRQRFKGSPILRAKRRGLLRNAAAALGNRRDRRAVPVLLDALRDPEPSIRAHAAWALGEIGGDEAFDGLAAALPDEKDEEVSSEIRLALNRRDERSISPT
- a CDS encoding ROK family protein → MTRVAIGIDLGGTDIKAGLVAEDGTLLGRYKKATEAQVGGRKVVDRIGDLIQEILDSKEMEGRRGDLLGIGVGSPGLIDHEKGAITRPVNIPDWDYWINVREIFLERFGLHTWVDNDANVCALAEALFGAGRGKKVVLVLTLGTGVGGGIVSEGKVYHGFCGFGGELGHILVHVGGNVCCCGNEGCLEAYTSANAIGKYASERIRVEHVPSLLKEMADSEGKVTAKMVHEAALKGDEVALSAIARAGKYLGIGLATFIVCFNPEIICIGGGASNMGDMLFDHARREIAWRVFFHSHYATPIVRAQLGEEAGTVGAAGLAFS
- a CDS encoding phenylacetate--CoA ligase, giving the protein MPILEIDRETMSREELEQLQLERLQAILNRVIRNVAFYRNWFSQEKILPSDLRSLGDLVRLPLIDRQTLAANHPYGMFAVPLREVVRLHPSAPGYGDPVVIGYTKKDVLVWTELKARSFAAAEMSPNDLVQVYLDYLLFPGAVVAHYGAEQLGACVTPLYNCPISDQIEIMRNYRTTVLICTPTRAIHIIRYMRERGVDPKSLFLHTVVLVGERLSQNVRKQIEENLQVNVFIQYGVPEICSPGVAYECGQKNGLHLNEDHFLAEIVHPETGERLPEGERGELVLTTLTKEAFPLIRYRTGDITCLYGEACACGRTFLRMESVASRTDDLLVVEGTEFLPSEIGHVLSRVEHVTANYSLTILREETTDRIELDVEVTPEIFQDRIKTLESLRGNIEEALFERLRIRPMVRLVEPMSLHGRERIIDKRNQNG
- a CDS encoding ABC transporter ATP-binding protein — encoded protein: MLQVANLVSCIGRVEIIKGVSFHVREKEIVTLIGANGAGKSTLLNTIAGLIPPRQGEIRFDGRNIARLSPMQTVQRGASLVPEGRQLFASLSVMDNLLLGSYHYHNNSRTAKERFNERLAFVFDLFPLLKEREEQLAGTLSGGEQQMLAIARSLMSDPKMILLDEPSMGLAPRIVEEIFQTIDLLRRQGLTVLLVEQNARMALDLADRGYVIETGLVVMEGDCRDLKQNREIERAYLGKGYQEIWE
- a CDS encoding ABC transporter ATP-binding protein, which gives rise to MADALLSLANVTRRFGGLTAVSGVSFDVAPGCIKGIIGPNGAGKTTIFNLISSVIPPSAGTISLLGRSLFGKKPHIVAFLGISRTFQTAQIFPNMTILENVMAGRHCRTKTGLLRAAFKTPFARAEERRAAEEAREWLAFAGVIGHYDSLPGDLPFVIQRKTEIARALATEPKLILLDEPAAGLNIRETEDMGDLIRKIRQAGITVLVIEHDMSLVMNICDEICVLNHGAKIAEGAPRDIRNNPDVIAAYLGKEKT
- a CDS encoding branched-chain amino acid ABC transporter permease, encoding MGKHNILSLLFFAAVIAAIPLLIQLKLVNSYWLTILIFVGIDSLVTIGLSLLMGYAGQISLGHGAFIGLGAYASGLMTTQLGWNPWLAMILALLLTSAVALLIGIPSLRLHGHYLAMATLAFGEIVVIALTAEINLTGGPSGFGEIPNLSLGFIRLDTNLKYYVFVWTAAACVMILALNIIHSRVGRALRSIHGGELAANAMGVDATIYKIQVFVLSAALASLAGSFYAHYVTFISPQCCSLKVSVMLVVMVAVGGMNSLWGAVLGAFLMRVLPQYLRVFKDYDILIYGLVLMVIMIFSPGGIFGALQSAVARLRSGIDSIRREAA
- a CDS encoding branched-chain amino acid ABC transporter permease produces the protein MSLSNQIIQYLVTGVSIGGIYAMVAIGFNIIYNATGIINFAQGEFVMLGGLVMVTLTNTLGLPMYIGFFLAAFLVAAIGGIFERLAINPMRNASVLTLIIVTIGGSIVLKGIAMFVWGKETFFLPHFSGEQPIRLPGGATILPQTLWILGVTFITVILLTAFFRYTLAGKAMRACADNRVSAALVGIDAGRMVFFSFVLSAGIGAVAGIIITPIALMDYDRGFGLALKGFAAAVLGGLGNSAGAVIAGFMIGILESLGAGLISSGYKDAIALFVLLLILFVRPSGILGSAETAKLKKF
- a CDS encoding ABC transporter substrate-binding protein, translating into MMKKGLIPLLLIVLLFAAGCGHHGEETEVAVKAEKEAPAPETVKEEPAAETGPIKIGAIFGITGPASKLGEPERNTVEMLVEKINASGGVNGRTLEVIIEDTEGAEQKAVEAVNKLLEKDGVCAIIGPTRSGPSMAVIPIMQKNETPLISCAAADSIVEPIAERKWIFKTPQKNSSTAIQIFNHMKTAGITKVAIITGTTGFGKEGRDQLLRLAPTMGITIVADETYNPPDTDMTAQLTKIKGTDAQAVINWSIVPGQSIVPKNMKQLGMTIPLYQSHGFGNIAFANAAGDAAEGIIFPAGALLVADQLPETYPRKAFLLEYKKDYEAKYGGEVSTFGGHAYDALMLLVEAIKTVGTDKAAIRDQLEKIQNFVGTAGVFNMTPEDHTGLGDDAFELITVKGGKFVLLQ
- a CDS encoding alginate export family protein; the encoded protein is MIRRPLIQTIPFALCFVLLGFVPLQAAENTGDLEQRVKQLEQQLTELKTLLQAEKEEEEKEKAAEAAKPAEPEKPAGMTLLGKGTLQVGGDIRFRPEYFDNVWDYNDDGATEDSREVIRFRPRVFLDWKPADNMEAYIRMTKEWVYGQDNEHFGYDVEGKDAMFDNAWGEWKDIYGSGVNLRIGRQDLIYGEGFVVLDGTPQDGSQTISFDAAKLTVNHDLGATDLLFAKMVELNSQLADDEDLYGIYNKLTFDQVEGLGLEPYFLSRSKRARANITGAPGTVSYPFSPYDPSPREQTYLVGMRATYKTDIATDVTLALAAEGGKEFGQVEFTGSPVLDYANLAATSSGYSRNAANDVDRDAWGGYINGTLTFNAVPWKPSFKAGVTYFSGDDPSTEDYEGWDDFYAQWPKYSELYVYTLYDGFKFATRGNDPEVGMWSNMIIPEAMITVKPTDRLTQSLRYLYYLAEESIGPGGGDERGHNLQWLTQYVFTDNLSGHFLGEWFAPGDFYGPDADDAFYARIELMYKF